The following proteins come from a genomic window of Flavobacterium eburneipallidum:
- a CDS encoding acyloxyacyl hydrolase: MKYLILVFFIINSTCSTAQNTFQNSKKHRIGYVLSIGDTRKFLDLGTPIAYSITSHQINYFYKWREKEKTSWEFMVAPQINHAKYKDFEDNRDWIELKEQGVNFGVSYNYAITKSTKTYLLLSIGPHYISELIPYRAAKGLTFSDNATVGITQKISSNFSFDLRYGIRHISNAGLKKPNIGINTMMLSTGLYVQL, translated from the coding sequence ATGAAATACTTGATTTTAGTATTTTTTATCATTAATTCAACTTGCTCTACAGCACAAAACACCTTCCAAAATAGCAAAAAGCATAGAATAGGTTATGTCCTCAGCATAGGTGATACGAGAAAATTTCTTGATTTAGGAACCCCTATAGCCTATAGTATCACTTCCCATCAGATCAATTATTTTTATAAATGGAGAGAGAAAGAAAAAACATCTTGGGAATTTATGGTAGCACCACAAATCAATCATGCAAAATACAAAGATTTTGAGGACAATCGGGATTGGATAGAGCTAAAAGAACAAGGAGTCAACTTTGGCGTTAGTTACAACTATGCAATAACTAAAAGTACCAAAACATATCTATTATTAAGTATCGGACCTCATTATATTTCTGAATTAATACCTTATAGAGCAGCAAAAGGGCTTACCTTTTCAGACAATGCTACTGTTGGAATTACACAAAAAATTAGTTCTAATTTCTCCTTTGATTTGAGATATGGAATAAGACATATCTCTAACGCTGGTTTAAAAAAACCAAATATTGGTATTAATACTATGATGTTAAGTACAGGGTTGTATGTGCAACTATAA
- a CDS encoding T9SS type A sorting domain-containing protein, which translates to MKKILLYVALLFASANIWSQVIDNSKTSGWLESAFVQWAPVAGADSYNVYYTGGGETNKKIDTQLIRNYGTYFRADVPGLAAGSYTLTVKPVTANVEGTGSTTSSLTVLAHDRWGFGFANGRVPGAYKADGTPKTGAVILYISQNTKNTISATITGATTNPCVGLQNILYGIKKGKDLRPFIIRFIGNITDPAVLEGGDIVIENDQNAASYITLEGIGDDAVANGFGIRLKTSSNVEIRNLGLMLTNASEGDNIGLQQDNDYTWIHNCDLFYGSAGGDADQAKGDGAMDAKKSTYITFSYNHFWDSGKCNLLGLSENTTTGLYITYHHNWYDHSDSRHPRVRFYSAHVYNNYYDGNSKYGAGSTEGSSVFMESNFFRNCKYPMLTSMQGTDVFGGAEGTFSGEDGGTIKAFNNVMIGQMRYVPYNATTNPIEFDAIEVATRNETISASITSKQGAKTYNNFDTNSAIMYAYTPDSPAVAKDNVMLYSGRIQGGDLKFTFNNATDDTSSAVNSAMMSALTSYTTKLVAIQGETAPVSNQILTIPNNNNQTVSAGNAIAATVFTWGGDATDANVTDLPAGLSSTKNTTNKTITITGTPTANGTYTVTTSGTGTPASGTGTITVTAASTHTLSSPTNKNQTVTTGTAIGAIVFTWGGDATDANATGLPAGITSTKDSGAKTITITGTPTAAGTYTITTVGTGTSATGSGTISISTATAGDQIHNFTSDGKNSTFYTIIGNLSTTKGTVNYEGLTLTQCLKMETATTITYTTTQPSTLTLVFVELDGSAKVDGIDRTATNGIITLSLAAGSHTIAKKNADNLFYMKTAYATLGIENNIQSPKLTLYPNPATNQLYFSSSDQKINTVTIYNLTGALVKTISNVSEAIDVSNLSNGSYLVKVTTDKGSFTQKIIKN; encoded by the coding sequence ATGAAAAAAATTTTACTCTACGTGGCTCTACTATTTGCTTCAGCAAATATATGGTCACAAGTTATCGACAACAGCAAAACATCAGGATGGCTAGAATCGGCTTTTGTGCAATGGGCTCCAGTTGCAGGTGCTGATAGTTACAATGTATATTATACTGGTGGTGGAGAAACCAACAAGAAAATAGACACCCAGTTAATTCGCAACTATGGCACTTATTTTCGTGCTGACGTTCCTGGTCTTGCAGCAGGTTCTTACACACTTACTGTAAAACCAGTAACTGCAAATGTGGAAGGCACAGGAAGTACAACCTCTAGCTTAACTGTTTTAGCACACGATCGTTGGGGTTTTGGTTTTGCTAACGGACGTGTTCCTGGAGCTTACAAAGCGGATGGAACACCTAAAACGGGAGCTGTAATTCTTTATATTAGTCAAAATACTAAAAATACTATTTCGGCTACTATCACTGGGGCTACTACAAATCCGTGTGTAGGACTTCAAAATATATTATACGGTATCAAAAAAGGAAAAGATTTGCGTCCGTTTATTATTCGATTCATAGGAAATATTACTGATCCAGCTGTTCTAGAAGGTGGAGATATTGTTATTGAAAACGATCAAAATGCCGCCAGTTATATTACATTAGAAGGTATTGGCGATGATGCTGTTGCCAATGGATTTGGAATTCGTCTTAAAACTTCTTCTAATGTAGAAATTCGTAATCTTGGGTTAATGTTAACCAATGCCAGTGAAGGTGATAACATTGGTTTACAACAAGACAACGACTATACTTGGATTCACAATTGCGATTTATTTTACGGAAGTGCAGGTGGAGATGCCGACCAAGCCAAAGGTGACGGAGCGATGGATGCCAAAAAATCGACTTATATTACCTTCTCTTATAACCATTTTTGGGATTCTGGAAAATGTAATCTTTTGGGATTAAGCGAAAACACTACTACTGGTTTATATATCACATATCACCATAACTGGTACGATCATTCGGATTCTCGTCATCCACGTGTACGTTTTTATTCGGCTCACGTTTACAATAATTATTATGATGGAAATTCTAAATACGGAGCAGGATCTACAGAAGGTTCATCGGTATTTATGGAAAGTAATTTCTTCCGTAATTGTAAATACCCAATGCTTACTTCTATGCAAGGAACGGATGTATTTGGTGGAGCCGAAGGTACTTTTTCTGGAGAAGATGGAGGAACCATCAAAGCATTCAATAATGTTATGATCGGACAAATGCGTTATGTTCCTTATAATGCTACTACCAATCCAATTGAATTTGATGCTATTGAAGTTGCTACGAGAAACGAAACTATCAGCGCTAGCATTACGTCAAAACAAGGAGCAAAAACCTATAATAATTTCGATACCAATTCGGCAATAATGTATGCTTATACCCCTGATAGCCCAGCGGTAGCCAAAGATAATGTGATGTTATATTCGGGACGCATACAAGGCGGCGATTTAAAATTTACTTTCAACAATGCTACAGACGACACCTCATCTGCTGTAAATTCAGCTATGATGTCTGCACTTACTTCTTACACGACAAAATTAGTAGCCATCCAAGGAGAAACTGCGCCTGTAAGCAACCAAATATTAACCATTCCTAACAATAATAACCAAACCGTTTCTGCTGGTAATGCTATTGCTGCTACAGTTTTTACTTGGGGAGGCGATGCTACAGATGCCAATGTAACGGACTTACCAGCTGGATTAAGTTCAACTAAAAACACAACAAATAAAACCATTACCATTACAGGTACACCAACAGCTAACGGAACTTATACTGTAACCACTAGCGGAACGGGAACACCAGCTTCTGGAACGGGAACAATAACAGTTACAGCTGCAAGCACACACACCCTTTCTTCTCCTACTAACAAAAACCAAACGGTAACAACTGGAACTGCCATCGGAGCGATTGTATTTACTTGGGGAGGTGATGCTACAGATGCCAATGCCACAGGATTACCAGCTGGAATTACTTCAACTAAAGATTCTGGAGCAAAAACAATTACTATCACAGGTACACCAACCGCTGCTGGAACTTACACGATTACAACTGTTGGAACTGGAACATCAGCCACAGGTTCAGGGACAATTTCGATTTCAACAGCTACTGCTGGAGATCAAATTCACAACTTTACCAGTGATGGAAAAAACAGTACATTCTACACTATTATAGGAAATCTTTCGACCACAAAAGGAACAGTAAACTACGAAGGCTTGACCTTAACACAATGCTTGAAAATGGAAACTGCCACAACCATCACTTACACAACAACACAACCAAGTACTTTGACACTTGTTTTTGTTGAATTAGATGGTTCTGCCAAAGTTGATGGAATCGATCGTACAGCTACGAATGGTATAATTACATTATCACTTGCAGCTGGAAGTCATACAATTGCCAAGAAAAATGCGGATAATTTATTTTATATGAAAACCGCTTATGCCACTTTAGGTATAGAAAACAACATCCAAAGTCCAAAATTGACTTTGTATCCAAATCCGGCTACCAACCAATTGTATTTTTCTTCTTCTGATCAAAAAATAAATACAGTTACTATTTATAACCTAACAGGAGCTTTGGTAAAAACAATCTCTAATGTTTCGGAAGCTATTGATGTGAGCAACTTATCCAACGGAAGTTATTTGGTTAAAGTAACTACCGATAAGGGTTCCTTTACCCAGAAGATTATTAAAAATTAA
- the fucP gene encoding L-fucose:H+ symporter permease, producing MQVTNQIDNPNEASGEQGSGKKYLLPFILITSLFFLWGMAHGLDGILIPHLKKACQLNNSQSTLIDTAIFFAYFVMAIPAGMIIKKIGYKNSIITGLLVFAAGAFLFVPAANSTNFELFLFALFVIGCGLTILETSANPYAAILGPPESSSTRLNLAASFNGLAVTLAPFLGGAFILSGINYTPEQMVAMSEATKVAYFLEEASAVKLPYIILGTILVLVAIIFYFMHLPSMKQPETENEVKPGFFSVLKFSHLSWAVVAQFFYVGAQVCVTSFFVRIAQKEAGLDEKTAAYYLGIYGFLFMVGRFSGTFFLKFVKDYVLLSIYCVISVFLCLVAIYGSGISIIYALGGIGFFMSIMFPTIFSLGLVGLKSNTETGSSWLVMSIVGGAILPYAMGTLIDMKHDDIQAGYIIPLVCFLIILYFGLVGHKVKKSL from the coding sequence ATGCAAGTAACTAACCAAATTGACAATCCAAACGAAGCGTCTGGCGAACAGGGATCAGGAAAAAAATACCTTTTGCCTTTTATTTTAATTACCAGTTTATTTTTCCTTTGGGGAATGGCTCACGGGCTAGACGGTATTTTGATTCCACATTTAAAAAAAGCCTGTCAGCTCAACAACAGCCAATCTACTTTGATTGATACGGCTATATTTTTTGCTTATTTTGTAATGGCAATTCCAGCGGGAATGATTATCAAAAAAATAGGTTATAAAAACAGCATTATTACGGGTTTATTGGTTTTTGCCGCAGGAGCATTTCTTTTTGTACCAGCTGCAAATAGCACCAATTTTGAACTTTTCTTATTTGCTTTATTTGTTATTGGTTGTGGATTAACTATCCTTGAAACAAGTGCCAATCCATACGCAGCAATTTTAGGTCCACCAGAATCGTCTTCCACACGATTGAATTTGGCGGCATCGTTTAATGGTTTGGCGGTAACTTTAGCTCCTTTTTTGGGAGGTGCTTTTATTCTTTCGGGCATTAACTACACTCCAGAACAAATGGTGGCCATGTCAGAAGCTACAAAAGTAGCTTATTTTCTGGAAGAAGCATCGGCAGTAAAATTGCCTTACATTATTTTAGGAACTATTTTGGTTTTGGTAGCCATTATATTTTATTTCATGCATTTGCCATCAATGAAACAGCCAGAAACTGAAAATGAAGTGAAACCTGGTTTTTTCTCTGTTCTGAAATTTTCTCACTTAAGTTGGGCAGTAGTCGCACAATTTTTTTATGTAGGTGCACAAGTTTGTGTTACTAGTTTTTTTGTTCGAATTGCTCAAAAAGAAGCAGGATTGGATGAAAAAACAGCTGCTTACTATCTTGGTATTTACGGCTTTTTGTTTATGGTAGGTCGTTTTAGCGGGACTTTCTTTTTGAAATTCGTTAAAGATTATGTCTTACTTTCTATCTATTGTGTTATTAGTGTTTTCCTTTGTTTAGTTGCGATTTATGGATCTGGAATTTCTATTATTTATGCGCTTGGAGGTATCGGATTTTTTATGTCGATTATGTTTCCAACTATTTTCTCTTTAGGATTAGTTGGTTTAAAATCAAATACTGAAACAGGTTCTTCTTGGTTGGTAATGTCAATTGTAGGTGGAGCTATTCTTCCTTATGCCATGGGAACTTTAATCGACATGAAACACGATGATATTCAGGCTGGTTATATCATTCCGTTGGTATGTTTCTTAATCATTCTTTATTTTGGTTTAGTTGGTCACAAAGTAAAAAAGAGCTTATAA
- a CDS encoding MaoC/PaaZ C-terminal domain-containing protein, with amino-acid sequence MYFKSTFFEDYQLNEKRVTLGRTITETDFVVHAGHTGDFFPHHMDEEWCKTQPFGQRIAHGTMIFSIGIGLTASEINPEAFSKGYDRMRFVKPVHIGDTIHSEITISEKGEAKRPEMGTVTEHVEIINQRGEVVLVCDHLLLVKKK; translated from the coding sequence ATGTATTTTAAATCAACCTTTTTTGAAGATTACCAACTCAATGAAAAACGAGTAACTTTAGGTAGAACAATTACCGAAACCGATTTTGTGGTTCATGCAGGACACACAGGCGATTTTTTTCCGCATCACATGGATGAAGAATGGTGCAAAACGCAGCCTTTTGGACAAAGAATTGCTCACGGAACGATGATTTTCAGCATTGGCATTGGCTTGACGGCATCTGAAATTAATCCTGAAGCTTTTTCGAAAGGTTATGACCGAATGCGATTTGTAAAACCAGTTCACATTGGTGACACCATCCATTCTGAAATTACCATTTCTGAAAAAGGAGAAGCCAAAAGACCCGAAATGGGCACTGTTACGGAGCATGTAGAAATCATTAACCAAAGAGGTGAAGTGGTTTTGGTATGCGACCATTTATTATTAGTAAAAAAGAAATAA
- a CDS encoding aspartate/glutamate racemase family protein yields the protein MSTKVLGFVHTSATLVPLFQQLTNEFLSGVETFNIVDDSLIKDVIKKGKLMPNTAARVVSHVQAAEAAGADVILVTCSSIGVAIETAATLSTVPVIRVDQAMADEAVQISNKIGVIATLPTTLEPTSDLVRRRAELAGKNVTITSKLCEGAFEALMSGDAAKHDEMVAKALKELMKEVDVIVLAQASMARVVDGLSADEKLVPILASPAIAMKKLAELYF from the coding sequence ATGAGCACAAAAGTTTTAGGTTTCGTACATACATCGGCAACATTGGTTCCGTTGTTTCAACAGTTGACAAACGAGTTTTTAAGTGGAGTGGAAACCTTCAATATAGTTGATGACAGCTTGATAAAAGACGTCATTAAAAAAGGAAAATTAATGCCCAATACAGCGGCCAGAGTGGTGAGTCACGTTCAGGCTGCCGAAGCTGCGGGAGCTGATGTGATTTTGGTTACTTGTTCGTCCATTGGTGTAGCGATTGAAACTGCTGCGACTTTGAGTACTGTTCCTGTCATTCGAGTAGATCAAGCGATGGCGGATGAAGCGGTGCAAATCAGCAACAAAATTGGTGTTATTGCCACTTTGCCAACGACTTTGGAACCAACCAGCGATTTGGTGAGAAGAAGAGCGGAGTTGGCAGGCAAAAATGTAACGATTACTTCCAAATTATGCGAAGGCGCTTTCGAAGCTTTGATGAGCGGAGATGCAGCCAAACACGACGAAATGGTTGCCAAAGCCTTGAAAGAATTAATGAAAGAAGTAGATGTCATTGTTTTGGCGCAGGCTTCAATGGCAAGGGTAGTCGATGGCTTGAGTGCCGATGAAAAACTGGTGCCAATCTTGGCAAGTCCGGCCATTGCCATGAAAAAACTGGCGGAACTATATTTTTAA
- a CDS encoding four-carbon acid sugar kinase family protein translates to MKNDKLLLAYYGDDFTGSTDALEFLTLAGVKTVLFLRKPEQKDLDRFPGIQAIGLAGKSRSMSPLEMEVELFPAFENLKSFAPNHFHYKVCSTFDSAPHVGNIGKAIKIGIEVFNQKTVLVSPSAPHLGRFCVFGNLFARMGTIGNGEIYRIDRHPSMSKHPVTPALEGDLTLHLAKQTEKSINLVNLTTIEKGTSAVLEAVESNNAEILFFDGFNLEHLKTIGSVFNQLATDKTLFSVGSSGIEMALGLNWKNEKIIGNEIEFESPGEVSPILVLSGSCSPVTSGQIEYALENGFLEIPLESKAVDIQNQDEIIKNTVVQIVQNFNQGKSTILHTSTGPNDPRIAETELFFKSKRITENEIQKQCSSIYGSVLGQITNEVLKAVPLKRILFAGGDTSSYAASELDILALEMIAPIAPGAPLCKAVSDNEWVNGIEMNFKGGQVGTADYFIKVLKGEKL, encoded by the coding sequence ATGAAGAACGATAAATTGCTATTGGCCTATTATGGCGACGACTTCACAGGCTCTACGGATGCCCTGGAATTCCTGACGCTGGCCGGAGTGAAAACCGTTCTCTTTCTTCGAAAACCGGAACAAAAAGACCTGGATCGCTTTCCGGGAATTCAGGCCATAGGTCTGGCCGGAAAAAGCCGATCGATGTCACCGTTGGAAATGGAAGTGGAACTTTTTCCCGCTTTCGAAAACCTGAAAAGTTTTGCCCCAAATCACTTTCATTATAAAGTCTGTTCCACTTTCGATTCGGCTCCACATGTAGGGAATATCGGAAAAGCAATCAAAATCGGGATTGAAGTTTTCAATCAAAAAACAGTATTGGTGTCGCCGTCAGCACCACATTTAGGAAGATTTTGCGTTTTCGGAAATCTGTTTGCCCGAATGGGAACGATCGGAAACGGTGAAATTTATCGGATCGATCGCCATCCATCCATGAGCAAACATCCTGTTACACCCGCTTTGGAAGGCGATTTGACTTTGCATCTGGCAAAACAAACGGAGAAATCCATCAATCTTGTCAATTTAACAACAATCGAAAAAGGCACATCAGCAGTTCTCGAAGCGGTAGAAAGCAACAATGCCGAAATTCTGTTTTTTGACGGTTTCAATTTGGAACATCTCAAAACCATCGGAAGTGTTTTTAACCAATTGGCAACTGACAAAACATTGTTTTCAGTAGGTTCATCCGGAATCGAAATGGCTTTGGGATTGAATTGGAAAAACGAAAAAATCATAGGAAACGAAATTGAATTTGAATCACCGGGAGAAGTTTCGCCCATACTCGTTTTATCGGGAAGCTGTTCTCCGGTAACTTCCGGTCAAATTGAATATGCCCTCGAAAATGGATTTCTGGAAATTCCATTAGAAAGCAAAGCTGTTGATATTCAAAATCAGGATGAAATTATAAAAAATACCGTTGTTCAGATTGTTCAAAATTTCAATCAGGGCAAAAGCACGATTCTGCATACGAGTACAGGTCCAAATGACCCGCGCATTGCCGAAACGGAATTGTTTTTTAAATCAAAAAGAATTACTGAAAACGAAATTCAAAAACAATGCAGTTCGATTTATGGAAGCGTTTTGGGACAAATAACGAATGAGGTGTTAAAAGCAGTTCCGTTAAAAAGAATCCTCTTTGCAGGCGGCGATACATCGAGTTATGCCGCTTCCGAGCTGGATATTCTGGCGTTGGAAATGATTGCACCTATTGCACCCGGAGCACCGCTTTGCAAAGCAGTTTCGGACAACGAATGGGTCAACGGAATAGAAATGAATTTTAAAGGCGGACAGGTAGGTACTGCCGATTATTTTATAAAAGTATTAAAAGGAGAAAAATTATGA
- a CDS encoding ribulose-bisphosphate carboxylase large subunit family protein, producing MERVFAEYLIETPYDVEQASAVLAGEQSSGTFVSVPGETEELKKRFAARVEDIQLLDLADEPSIPGGSIPGKKYQKARVKVSWSIENFGYNLPVLISTLQGNLYEITQFTGLKLMDFELPDSFATHFKGPKFGIKGSKLSCGVTDRPMIGTIIKPSIGMSVEETSVLVKTLIDAGIDFIKDDELMGSAANSPFDERVKAIMKVIRDNEQKTGKKVMYAFNISDEIDEMQRKYDLIKKEKGSCAMISINSVGLSGTKKICDQGELVIHGHRNGWGMLNRHPLLGIEFPAYQKIQRLAGVDQLHVNGIQNKFWESDDSVVTSIKSCLKPFLGGYKILPVVSSGQWGGQAVETYRRTQTTDLLYMAGGGILAHPMGPKAGVNALQQAWTGAVDGLSVEETALKYPEFAESVKKFSK from the coding sequence ATGGAAAGAGTTTTTGCAGAATATCTTATAGAAACCCCTTATGATGTAGAACAGGCTTCGGCGGTTTTGGCGGGGGAGCAGTCCTCGGGGACATTTGTGTCGGTGCCGGGCGAAACCGAAGAATTGAAAAAACGTTTTGCAGCACGTGTCGAGGATATTCAATTATTGGATTTGGCAGATGAACCATCCATTCCGGGAGGAAGTATTCCAGGAAAGAAATACCAGAAAGCAAGAGTAAAAGTAAGTTGGTCAATAGAAAACTTTGGTTATAATCTGCCAGTTTTAATCAGCACTTTACAGGGGAATTTATACGAAATCACGCAGTTTACGGGTTTGAAGTTAATGGATTTTGAACTTCCTGATTCTTTCGCAACTCATTTCAAGGGACCAAAATTCGGAATCAAAGGCTCCAAATTATCCTGTGGCGTGACCGATAGACCAATGATTGGAACGATTATCAAACCAAGTATTGGGATGAGTGTGGAGGAAACCAGTGTTTTGGTCAAAACGTTGATTGATGCCGGAATCGATTTTATCAAAGATGACGAATTGATGGGGTCTGCTGCTAATTCGCCCTTTGATGAAAGGGTAAAAGCGATTATGAAAGTGATTCGTGACAACGAACAAAAAACAGGTAAAAAGGTAATGTATGCGTTCAATATCAGTGATGAAATTGACGAAATGCAACGAAAATACGATTTGATTAAAAAGGAAAAAGGAAGCTGTGCGATGATCAGCATTAACAGTGTGGGACTTTCCGGAACAAAGAAAATCTGTGATCAGGGCGAACTCGTGATTCACGGACACAGAAACGGCTGGGGAATGCTGAACCGACATCCGTTGTTGGGAATTGAATTTCCGGCTTATCAAAAAATTCAACGTCTGGCAGGAGTCGATCAACTGCACGTTAACGGAATCCAGAATAAATTTTGGGAATCGGATGATTCGGTGGTAACCTCGATAAAATCCTGTTTGAAACCCTTTTTAGGCGGATACAAAATATTACCTGTAGTGTCTTCGGGGCAATGGGGCGGACAAGCCGTAGAAACCTACCGAAGAACCCAAACCACCGATTTGCTGTATATGGCAGGTGGCGGAATTTTGGCACATCCAATGGGCCCAAAAGCCGGAGTAAATGCATTACAGCAAGCCTGGACAGGAGCCGTTGACGGTTTGTCTGTGGAAGAAACGGCTTTGAAATATCCGGAATTTGCCGAGTCGGTAAAGAAATTTTCGAAATAA
- a CDS encoding Gfo/Idh/MocA family protein, which yields MNIPYKPLLPKTEQPIIIIGASGIVKDAHLPAYKMAGFSVFGITNRTLSKAEDMAKQFGIPNVFENVAEAVKNAPSNAVYDITVLPDQYIEILEQLPDGSAVLIQKPMGNDLAQAREIVAVCERKNLVAAINFQLRFASFVSASRYLINQGIIGDLYDLEIKVTVNTPWELFPLIKEHPRLEILFHSVHYIDCIRSFLGNPKGVYAKTSHHPLKKLSSCRSSIILNYGEAMRVVINTNHDHHFGPKHEESYIKWEGTKGAIKAKMGLLMNYPDGMPDEFEVALANEQGTYEWEKINLEGSWFPEAFIGTMSNLMRFKEGSDNKLLASVKDVLDTMKVVEACYISNQNGGVSIDEL from the coding sequence ATGAATATTCCTTATAAACCTTTATTACCCAAAACGGAACAACCAATTATCATCATTGGAGCAAGTGGCATCGTGAAAGATGCCCATTTGCCAGCATATAAAATGGCTGGTTTCAGTGTTTTTGGAATTACCAATAGAACACTTTCAAAAGCAGAGGATATGGCCAAACAATTTGGTATTCCAAATGTTTTTGAAAATGTAGCCGAAGCAGTTAAAAACGCTCCGTCGAATGCTGTTTATGACATTACAGTTTTGCCTGATCAATACATCGAAATCTTGGAACAATTGCCTGACGGTTCGGCTGTTTTGATACAAAAACCAATGGGAAACGATTTGGCGCAAGCCAGAGAAATTGTTGCGGTTTGCGAACGAAAAAATTTGGTCGCAGCCATTAATTTTCAGTTGCGTTTTGCTTCTTTTGTAAGTGCATCACGCTATCTAATTAACCAAGGAATTATTGGCGATTTGTATGATTTGGAAATTAAAGTCACTGTAAATACACCTTGGGAATTATTTCCGCTGATCAAAGAACATCCACGATTGGAAATTCTTTTTCACAGTGTGCATTATATTGATTGTATTCGTTCGTTTTTAGGAAATCCAAAAGGAGTTTATGCCAAAACGAGTCATCATCCGTTGAAGAAATTATCCTCTTGTCGTTCTTCAATAATTTTGAATTATGGCGAAGCAATGCGTGTGGTTATCAACACGAATCACGATCATCATTTTGGACCCAAACACGAAGAAAGTTACATCAAATGGGAAGGAACCAAAGGGGCTATTAAAGCCAAAATGGGGTTATTGATGAATTATCCTGATGGAATGCCAGATGAATTTGAAGTAGCTTTAGCAAATGAACAAGGTACTTATGAATGGGAAAAAATAAACCTCGAAGGCTCTTGGTTTCCAGAAGCTTTTATTGGAACGATGTCCAACTTAATGCGTTTCAAAGAAGGTTCTGATAATAAATTATTAGCAAGCGTTAAAGATGTATTAGATACGATGAAAGTCGTGGAAGCTTGCTATATTAGCAACCAAAATGGAGGTGTTTCAATAGATGAATTATAA
- a CDS encoding bile acid:sodium symporter family protein, giving the protein MRKYFLWLALAFFLITSFGLFQQMDSLWKTTLILAFASLSVGIGHLKLLSGYQYTFWIITAVCAGLLYPEFFLHVGSFDMRNKWLILIIIQMVMFGMGTQMSIEDFTGIRKSGRGVLIGLLGHFTIMPIMGFLIAKTFGFEPEIAAGIILIGSCSSGLASNVMTYIAKGNLVLSVTVTAMSTLMAPIMTPFLMKIFAGTMVEVHFLNMMMEIIKIVLVPLAAAMVHDILKNYGTLAKKRIYILTILSAIWLAVVVFFGDSFAVAEDSVASPILEIINFSCGAFIVGTLYHLLYKVYPKIDAIMPYFSMFGIIYFTLVTTAAGRDNLIQIGFLLFLASVLHNGAGYFFGYWLSRLSGLDKKSSQTIAFEVGLQNGGMASGLAGSMGKLATLGLASAVFSPWMNVSGSLLANYWRKKGNEEEVS; this is encoded by the coding sequence ATGCGTAAATATTTTCTTTGGCTTGCTTTGGCCTTTTTCTTGATAACCAGTTTTGGACTTTTTCAACAAATGGATTCCCTTTGGAAAACAACACTCATTTTAGCTTTTGCTAGTTTGTCTGTTGGGATTGGACATCTAAAATTATTAAGCGGGTATCAATATACCTTTTGGATTATCACTGCGGTTTGCGCCGGATTGCTGTATCCGGAATTCTTCCTGCACGTGGGAAGTTTCGATATGCGGAATAAATGGCTTATTCTAATCATTATTCAAATGGTGATGTTCGGAATGGGAACCCAAATGAGTATCGAAGATTTTACGGGTATTCGAAAATCGGGTAGAGGAGTCCTTATTGGTTTGCTGGGACATTTTACAATTATGCCGATTATGGGTTTTTTGATTGCCAAAACTTTTGGTTTTGAACCTGAAATTGCCGCGGGAATTATCCTGATTGGTTCTTGCAGCAGCGGATTGGCGTCGAATGTGATGACGTATATTGCCAAAGGAAATTTGGTTTTGTCCGTTACCGTGACGGCTATGTCCACTTTAATGGCGCCAATTATGACTCCGTTTTTGATGAAAATATTTGCGGGCACAATGGTTGAGGTTCATTTTTTGAATATGATGATGGAAATCATTAAAATCGTTCTTGTGCCTTTAGCTGCGGCAATGGTTCACGATATTTTGAAAAACTATGGAACTTTGGCAAAAAAGAGAATTTATATTTTGACAATCCTTTCAGCAATTTGGCTCGCTGTTGTTGTTTTCTTCGGAGATTCATTTGCAGTTGCCGAAGACAGTGTAGCTTCGCCTATTTTAGAAATTATCAATTTCAGTTGTGGTGCTTTTATCGTGGGGACATTGTATCATTTGTTGTATAAAGTATATCCAAAAATAGATGCGATTATGCCTTATTTTTCGATGTTCGGAATTATTTATTTTACGTTGGTAACCACAGCTGCTGGAAGAGATAATTTAATTCAGATTGGGTTTTTGTTATTTTTGGCTTCGGTTTTGCACAATGGAGCAGGATACTTTTTTGGCTATTGGTTGAGTAGATTAAGCGGATTGGATAAAAAAAGCAGTCAGACCATCGCTTTTGAAGTGGGTCTTCAAAATGGTGGAATGGCATCTGGATTGGCAGGTTCTATGGGAAAACTCGCAACTTTAGGTTTAGCTTCGGCTGTATTTAGTCCGTGGATGAATGTTTCTGGTTCTTTATTGGCAAATTATTGGAGAAAGAAGGGTAATGAGGAAGAGGTTTCTTGA